From a region of the Cyprinus carpio isolate SPL01 chromosome B21, ASM1834038v1, whole genome shotgun sequence genome:
- the LOC109096490 gene encoding myotubularin-related protein 1-like isoform X3 produces MEEAQRVPGETIKAIVKDVMYICPFSGVVRGTLTITDYKLFFKSLTRDPPFVLDVNLGAISRLESVAVQSHGENTQGLEIVCKDLRNPRFAYKKEGQSNLEVFETLSKYAFPLSHNLPLFAFKYRETFPEDGWKIYDPVAEYKRQGLPNESWIISKVNSSYELCETYPALLVLPSNVTEDELKRVAAFRAKRRLPVLSWIHPESQAAIVRCGQPQVGPSDRRCREDERYLQTILDANAQSHKLCIFDARQSTVADTNKAKDGGYENESLYINVELNFLEIPNIHVMRESLRKLKEVVYPAIDQQRWFSSVDSTHWLEYIRLLLAGAVRIADRLESGKTSVVVHCSDGWDRTAQLTSLAMLMLDAHYRSLRGFQVLLEKEWLSFGHRFASRVGHGDGNHANSERSPLFVQFIDCVWQMTRQFPSAFEFNELFLITVLDHLYSCLFGTFLYNSEQERVSKEVYSKTVSLWSYVNSQLEEFTNPLYVNYEHHVLYPVASLRHLELWVSYYVRWNPRMRPQVPVHQSLKELLVLKSELQKRVDELKRDAASSHSLSSSSEHEGMPMQTTV; encoded by the exons GATCCTCCGTTTGTGCTGGATGTGAATCTTGGAGCCATTAGCAGACTGGAATCTGTCGCCGTTCAGAGTCACGGAGAGAACACTCAAGGACTTGAGATAGTTTGCAAG gactTGAGAAACCCCCGGTTTGCGTACAAGAAGGAGGGTCAGAGCAATTTGGAGGTGTTTGAAACACTGTCAAAGTACGCATTCCCGCTCTCCCACAACCTG CCTCTCTTTGCCTTTAAGTACCGGGAGACGTTTCCAGAAGACGGCTGGAAGATCTACGACCCAGTCGCTGAGTATAAGAGGCAG GGTCTTCCAAACGAGAGCTGGATCATCAGTAAAGTCAACAGCAGTTATGAGCTGTGCGAGACGTATCCCGCTCTGCTGGTTCTTCCTTCAAACGTCACAGAGGACGAACTGAAGAGAGTGGCGGCCTTTAGGGCCAAACGCCGTTTGCCA GTGCTGTCCTGGATTCACCCTGAGAGTCAGGCCGCTATCGTGCGCTGCGGTCAGCCGCAGGTGGGTCCATCAGACCGCCGCTGTAGGGAGGATGAGCGATACCTGCAGACCATTCTCGACGCCAACGCACAGTCTCACAAACTCTGCATCTTTGATGCTCGCCAAAGCACTGTGGCTGACACTAACAAA GCCAAAGATGGAGGATATGAGAATGAGAGTCTCTATATCAATGTAGAGCTGAACTTTCTGGAGATCCCCAACATACACGTGATGAGAGAATCCCTGAGGAAACTCAAGGAGGTGGTGTATCCTGCCATCGACCAGCAGCGCTGGTTCTCATCTGTGGATTCTACACACTGGCTGGAATACATCAGG CTCTTGCTAGCAGGTGCGGTGCGCATCGCAGACCGACTCGAGTCGGGGAAGACGTCAGTGGTGGTGCACTGCAGCGATGGCTGGGACCGCACGGCTCAGCTCACCTCTCTGGCCATGCTCATGCTGGACGCACACTACCGCTCGCTCAGGGGCTTCCAGGTGCTTCTGGAGAAGGAGTGGCTGAGCTTCGGACACCGCTTTGCCTCG CGAGTGGGACATGGAGATGGGAACCATGCAAACTCGGAGCGCTCCCCTCTCTTTGTGCAGTTCATCGACTGTGTCTGGCAAATGACCCGGCAG TTTCCCTCTGCATTTGAATTCAATGAGCTGTTTCTCATCACGGTGCTTGATCACCTGTACAGCTGTCTGTTTGGGACGTTTCTTTACAACAGCGAGCAAGAACGGGTCTCGAAG gagGTGTACAGCAAGACTGTGTCTCTGTGGTCATATGTGAACAGCCAGCTTGAGGAGTTTACCAACCCGCTGTATGTGAACTACGAGCACCATGTTTTATATCCAGTAGCCAGTTTGAGACATCTAGAGCTTTGGGTCAGTTATTATGTGCGCTGGAACCCTCGCATGAGGCCACAG GTTCCTGTTCATCAGAGTCTGAAGGAGTTGTTGGTCCTGAAGTCAGAGTTGCAGAAGAGAGTGGATGAGTTAAAACGAGATGCAGCTTCATCACattctctctcctcttcctcagaGCATGAAGGCATGCCCATGCAGACTACTGTCTGA